A single genomic interval of Clostridium facile harbors:
- the accD gene encoding acetyl-CoA carboxylase, carboxyltransferase subunit beta, with amino-acid sequence MLEDLFKVVKSRVSEDTKQGKKNHVNIPSDLLFKCPRCQQVTFMDEFKNNNSVCTKCGYHARLTARERLEITADKGSFVEYDADMTSENPIDFPGYDAKVKGLQVKTGLKEAVITGECTIRGRKCVIGIMDSHFMMASMGSVVGEKITRAFERAIEKQLPVILFTASGGARMQEGMISLIQMAKTSAAVGKHSEAGLLYITVLTDPTTGGVTASFASLGDIIIAEPKVLVGFAGRRVIEDTIKQRLPDEFQSAEFLMEHGFVDMIVERTKMRKTLSTLLKLHTMEGLQ; translated from the coding sequence TTGCTGGAGGATTTATTTAAAGTAGTAAAATCCCGTGTAAGTGAGGATACTAAGCAGGGCAAGAAGAACCATGTAAATATTCCTTCTGATTTACTGTTTAAATGTCCAAGGTGCCAACAGGTTACTTTTATGGACGAATTTAAAAATAACAACAGTGTCTGTACAAAATGCGGTTACCATGCACGGCTGACAGCAAGGGAACGCCTGGAGATAACAGCGGATAAAGGCAGTTTTGTAGAGTATGATGCGGATATGACCAGTGAAAACCCAATTGATTTTCCAGGTTATGATGCAAAAGTAAAAGGTTTACAGGTAAAAACTGGATTAAAAGAGGCTGTTATTACTGGGGAATGTACCATTCGGGGACGTAAATGCGTGATTGGTATTATGGACTCCCATTTTATGATGGCATCCATGGGCTCTGTAGTAGGGGAAAAGATTACCAGAGCGTTTGAGCGCGCGATAGAAAAACAATTGCCTGTTATTCTATTTACTGCAAGTGGCGGCGCAAGGATGCAGGAAGGGATGATCTCCTTAATCCAAATGGCAAAAACTTCTGCTGCTGTTGGAAAACACAGCGAGGCAGGGTTGTTGTATATTACCGTATTAACTGACCCTACTACTGGAGGTGTAACAGCGTCTTTTGCCTCTCTTGGTGATATTATTATTGCAGAACCTAAAGTCCTGGTGGGGTTTGCTGGAAGACGCGTGATAGAGGATACCATTAAGCAGCGGTTACCGGATGAGTTCCAGTCCGCAGAATTTTTAATGGAACATGGATTTGTAGATATGATTGTAGAGCGTACAAAAATGCGTAAAACACTTTCTACTTTATTAAAACTGCATACAATGGAGGGGTTACAATGA
- a CDS encoding acetyl-CoA carboxylase carboxyltransferase subunit alpha produces MSELTAWEHLQIVRNKERPTVLDYIPLIFDDFYECRGDRLYSDDRAIIGGIARFHSIPVTIIAQVKGKDLETNKEHNFAMAHPEGYRKALRLAKQAEKFHRPVICFIDTPGAYCGIGAEERGQGEAIARNMMEFMSLKTPIISIVTGEGGSGGALALGVCDELAMLENAVYSVVSPRGCANILWKDGSREKEAANLLRITAEDLIQLEIADYEIPEPAGGAHNSLSLMSQNIATYIFEALQRISQKDLANLMESRYNKFRKIGVYSE; encoded by the coding sequence ATGAGTGAATTAACTGCATGGGAACATCTCCAAATTGTGCGCAATAAAGAGCGGCCAACTGTATTGGACTATATTCCATTGATTTTTGATGATTTTTATGAATGCCGTGGCGACCGTTTATACAGCGATGACCGGGCGATTATTGGTGGTATAGCTAGATTCCACAGTATACCAGTAACGATTATTGCCCAGGTAAAAGGAAAAGATTTAGAAACCAACAAAGAGCATAATTTCGCTATGGCCCATCCAGAAGGCTACCGCAAGGCGTTGCGTTTAGCGAAGCAGGCGGAGAAGTTCCATCGTCCTGTCATCTGTTTTATTGATACCCCAGGAGCTTATTGTGGAATTGGCGCGGAAGAACGTGGCCAAGGGGAAGCAATTGCACGCAATATGATGGAATTTATGAGCCTGAAAACACCAATTATCTCGATTGTAACCGGAGAAGGTGGCAGTGGCGGTGCGCTGGCGTTAGGGGTATGCGATGAGTTGGCGATGCTGGAAAATGCCGTGTACTCTGTAGTGTCCCCACGTGGGTGCGCAAACATTCTTTGGAAAGATGGTTCCAGGGAAAAAGAAGCGGCGAATCTTTTGCGTATCACAGCAGAGGATTTGATCCAATTAGAGATTGCGGATTATGAGATTCCAGAACCTGCTGGCGGAGCCCACAACAGCCTTTCTTTGATGTCCCAAAATATTGCTACCTATATTTTTGAGGCATTGCAAAGAATTTCGCAAAAAGACCTTGCAAATTTGATGGAAAGCCGTTATAATAAGTTCAGAAAAATTGGTGTTTATTCTGAATAA
- the acpP gene encoding acyl carrier protein — MVFEKVVSIIADQLDVEEEKVTMEAAIADDLGADSLDVVDLVMSLEEEFNIEIPDEEVENIKTVGDIVKFIEEKTEE, encoded by the coding sequence ATGGTATTTGAAAAAGTTGTTAGCATTATTGCTGACCAGCTGGACGTTGAAGAAGAAAAAGTAACCATGGAGGCAGCTATCGCTGACGATCTGGGTGCAGACTCTTTGGACGTTGTAGACCTGGTAATGTCTTTAGAAGAAGAATTCAATATTGAAATCCCAGATGAAGAAGTTGAAAACATCAAAACAGTTGGGGATATCGTTAAATTTATTGAAGAAAAAACTGAGGAATAA